Proteins from one Mycobacterium sp. HUMS_12744610 genomic window:
- a CDS encoding acyl carrier protein: protein MSADHIVDIFRRVLGTPEVNESSDFFELGGDSLLATRVLSAIAREFGTELMFEDFVDDPTADGLFAKVAGAAAK from the coding sequence ATGAGCGCCGACCACATCGTCGACATCTTCAGACGGGTCCTCGGCACGCCCGAGGTGAACGAGAGTTCGGACTTCTTCGAGCTCGGCGGCGATTCGCTGCTCGCGACGCGGGTGCTCAGCGCGATCGCCCGCGAATTCGGGACGGAGTTGATGTTCGAGGACTTCGTCGACGACCCAACGGCGGACGGGCTTTTCGCCAAAGTCGCAGGCGCAGCCGCGAAGTGA